In the genome of Spirochaetia bacterium, one region contains:
- the xdh gene encoding selenium-dependent xanthine dehydrogenase → MAYTFSVNGSEIFTNQDKSLLRFLRENLNLYGAKDGCSEGACGTCTVIVDGKARKACTIRTSRLEGRHVTTIEGLSEREQEVYSYCFAVDGAVQCGFCIPGMVMAAKALLDENDNPTLQQVKDAIRGNICRCTGYVKIEKAILDCARFFRENLPIPENNELPRLDMRYTRPDAVAKALGKGIYTDDINLEGMLHCRVLRAAYPRARVVRLDISKAMAHPDCVYVATADDVPENILGHLVLDWDVMIHVGDITRYIGDAIAIVASTNIDSLDQILGLIEVEYEVLEPMTTVEEALKEGSPKIHKGGNILDVEHIIRGNADKAIAESAHVVTRTYHTPYTEHAFMEVECAVAKPEGNDGVLVYTSSQSIYDEQREISRMLKIPKEKVHCHSMLVGGGFGGKEDMSVQHHAALMAWLTKKPCKLHLTRQESLMVHPKRHPMDITITTACDEKGYITGMKAVILSNTGAYASLGGPVLQRACTHASGPYNYQNIDILGKAIYTNNVPAGAFRGFGVTQSCFAVESNLNLLAEEVGMDPFDFKYMNALRPGDVMPNGQVAGPDCGIRECMDAVRDAYKASPYTGLAISFKNTGLGVGVPDSGRCILSIEHGVVHVRTSAACMGQGIATMCTQMLGQSCGLTSEQIFVEPPDTTRTPDSGCSTASRQTAFTGEAVKRAAAKLNAELTQGKKLSDLEGKEFSGEFTFLSDPITSTKDHPVSHLAYSYASEVVELDADGKLQKVTYACDIGTVVNITAAEGQVEGGVAMGLGYGLTEDFPTEGGYLKVKYGTLGLLRSTQMPEQIDVKFVHGPGKSPYAYGAKGIGELSAIPGAPACQHAYYRKDHVFRTELPLKDTFYKKNKKK, encoded by the coding sequence GTGGCATATACTTTCAGCGTCAATGGAAGTGAGATATTCACAAATCAAGATAAGAGTTTGCTGAGGTTCCTGAGGGAAAATCTGAATCTCTACGGAGCTAAGGATGGCTGTAGTGAAGGTGCCTGCGGGACCTGTACGGTCATTGTCGATGGAAAGGCCAGGAAAGCCTGTACCATCAGGACTTCCCGATTGGAAGGCCGGCATGTGACGACTATTGAAGGGCTTTCCGAGCGAGAACAGGAGGTCTACAGCTATTGCTTTGCTGTCGATGGGGCCGTACAATGTGGATTTTGTATCCCTGGTATGGTCATGGCGGCAAAAGCTCTGTTGGATGAGAATGACAATCCTACCCTTCAGCAGGTAAAGGATGCTATACGCGGCAATATCTGCCGTTGTACCGGTTATGTAAAGATTGAAAAGGCAATTCTTGACTGTGCAAGATTCTTCAGGGAAAACCTACCTATTCCTGAAAACAACGAATTGCCTCGGCTTGACATGCGGTACACCAGGCCCGATGCTGTGGCAAAAGCCTTGGGAAAAGGTATCTATACTGATGATATCAATCTGGAAGGGATGCTTCACTGTCGGGTTCTTAGAGCTGCCTATCCCAGGGCCAGGGTTGTCAGGCTCGATATCAGCAAGGCTATGGCCCATCCTGACTGTGTCTATGTGGCAACTGCGGATGATGTACCGGAAAATATACTTGGACATCTGGTATTGGACTGGGATGTCATGATTCATGTAGGAGATATTACCCGTTATATCGGAGATGCCATTGCAATCGTAGCTTCAACAAATATTGATTCTCTCGATCAGATCCTTGGACTTATTGAAGTTGAATACGAAGTGCTTGAACCTATGACCACCGTGGAAGAAGCCTTGAAAGAAGGAAGCCCGAAGATCCATAAGGGTGGCAATATCCTTGATGTGGAACATATCATCAGGGGCAATGCTGACAAAGCTATAGCGGAAAGTGCGCATGTGGTTACCAGAACTTACCATACGCCGTATACGGAACATGCTTTCATGGAAGTCGAATGTGCCGTTGCGAAACCTGAAGGTAATGATGGTGTGCTTGTCTATACGTCCAGCCAGTCCATCTATGACGAACAGCGGGAGATCTCCCGGATGCTCAAGATTCCCAAGGAAAAAGTCCATTGTCACAGCATGCTTGTAGGCGGTGGCTTCGGCGGCAAGGAGGACATGAGTGTCCAGCATCATGCCGCACTGATGGCTTGGTTGACCAAGAAGCCCTGCAAGTTACATCTTACCCGGCAGGAAAGCCTGATGGTCCATCCCAAACGCCATCCTATGGACATAACCATTACTACTGCCTGTGATGAAAAGGGATATATCACAGGTATGAAAGCAGTGATCCTTTCAAATACAGGAGCCTATGCCTCATTGGGCGGTCCTGTCTTGCAGAGGGCCTGTACCCATGCATCCGGACCGTACAACTACCAGAACATAGACATCTTGGGCAAGGCAATCTATACGAACAATGTTCCTGCAGGAGCCTTCAGGGGATTCGGAGTGACCCAAAGTTGCTTTGCTGTAGAAAGCAACCTTAACCTGCTTGCAGAGGAAGTCGGCATGGATCCCTTCGATTTCAAGTATATGAATGCCCTCAGGCCTGGCGATGTCATGCCCAATGGTCAGGTTGCAGGGCCTGACTGCGGTATCAGGGAATGTATGGATGCCGTACGGGATGCCTATAAGGCAAGTCCGTATACAGGGCTTGCGATTTCATTCAAGAATACAGGCCTTGGTGTCGGAGTTCCTGATTCCGGACGTTGTATTTTGAGCATCGAGCATGGTGTGGTCCATGTCCGTACCAGTGCGGCCTGCATGGGACAAGGTATAGCTACCATGTGTACCCAGATGCTCGGACAGTCATGTGGCCTGACATCAGAGCAGATTTTTGTCGAACCACCGGATACTACCAGGACACCCGATTCCGGCTGCAGTACTGCCAGCAGGCAGACAGCCTTTACCGGCGAAGCAGTGAAAAGGGCTGCGGCAAAGCTCAATGCGGAGTTGACGCAAGGGAAAAAACTTTCTGACTTGGAAGGGAAGGAATTCTCCGGTGAATTTACTTTTCTTTCTGATCCCATAACTTCGACGAAGGATCATCCTGTCAGCCACCTCGCATACAGCTATGCAAGTGAAGTGGTTGAACTTGATGCAGATGGCAAGTTGCAGAAGGTTACCTATGCCTGTGATATCGGGACAGTGGTCAACATTACTGCCGCTGAAGGGCAGGTAGAAGGTGGCGTAGCCATGGGACTTGGCTATGGGCTGACTGAGGATTTTCCCACCGAAGGTGGTTATCTGAAAGTGAAGTACGGTACTCTTGGGCTGTTGCGTTCAACGCAGATGCCTGAACAGATAGATGTCAAGTTTGTCCATGGTCCTGGAAAGAGTCCCTATGCTTATGGAGCTAAGGGAATAGGAGAATTGAGTGCCATACCGGGAGCTCCGGCTTGTCAGCATGCATACTATAGGAAGGATCATGTCTTCAGGACAGAATTGCCTTTGAAAGATACATTCTATAAAAAAAACAAGAAGAAATGA
- a CDS encoding M20/M25/M40 family metallo-hydrolase codes for MDTLEYLQQLLTIPSPSGQEDEISLFLGKQLEEFGFAVKKDAFGNLIARNCSPDVGAILLSVHMDTVSSAVNVLPVIKDGYLVNDGNGPLGIDDKLGVAAILSLLERKTDSFPFVICITRGEEQGLSGARHLDYSLLGKVRFGYVFDANGKIGTVVIQAPGKIQSKAIFHGQSAHAGFEPEKGISAIQLACKAVNEMKLLRVDDETTANIGSFQASGATNIVCDRAELTFEVRSRNLEKLRQVQQKLEDVCLSAAQSGGGTVSIERETSYLPYEKPSNCASLVYLSGRYTGSVWPTATGGGSDANCFNAHGYDALVCAIGYEYPHTSKERVLLRQIAELDKLFTDLFMDQRIEE; via the coding sequence ATGGACACTTTGGAATATCTACAGCAGCTTCTTACCATTCCATCGCCGTCAGGACAAGAGGATGAGATTTCCCTCTTTCTTGGTAAGCAGCTGGAAGAGTTTGGTTTTGCGGTCAAAAAGGATGCCTTCGGCAACCTTATTGCCCGCAACTGTTCCCCCGATGTCGGAGCTATATTGCTTTCTGTGCATATGGATACCGTCAGTTCTGCTGTCAATGTACTTCCGGTCATAAAGGACGGATATCTGGTCAATGATGGAAACGGGCCGTTAGGCATTGATGACAAACTGGGTGTTGCAGCCATATTGTCCTTGTTGGAACGTAAGACAGACAGCTTTCCCTTTGTAATCTGCATTACAAGAGGTGAGGAGCAAGGCTTGTCCGGTGCCCGTCATCTTGACTATTCCCTTCTTGGAAAAGTCAGGTTCGGCTATGTTTTCGATGCTAATGGAAAGATCGGTACTGTCGTTATACAAGCTCCGGGGAAAATACAGTCAAAAGCTATTTTCCATGGGCAAAGTGCCCATGCAGGATTTGAACCTGAAAAAGGTATCAGTGCCATCCAACTTGCCTGCAAGGCAGTCAATGAAATGAAGTTGCTGAGAGTTGATGATGAAACGACTGCCAACATCGGCTCGTTTCAGGCATCCGGCGCAACAAACATTGTCTGTGACCGGGCTGAACTGACTTTTGAAGTGAGAAGCAGGAACCTTGAAAAGCTTCGGCAGGTCCAACAGAAACTGGAAGATGTCTGTCTGTCGGCAGCACAATCAGGCGGAGGTACGGTTTCAATTGAAAGGGAAACGTCATATCTGCCTTATGAAAAACCATCAAACTGTGCAAGCTTAGTGTACCTTTCAGGTAGATACACCGGGTCCGTATGGCCTACGGCCACCGGAGGCGGTAGTGATGCCAACTGTTTCAACGCACATGGATATGATGCCTTGGTATGTGCCATCGGCTATGAATATCCCCATACATCGAAGGAACGCGTACTGCTTAGGCAGATTGCTGAACTTGATAAGTTGTTTACTGATTTGTTTATGGATCAAAGGATTGAAGAATGA
- a CDS encoding ketopantoate reductase family protein, with protein MKEIKTVAMVGCGAVGALYGIRLWKHLGADFQIVASGSRKERYERDGFVINNELVHFPIVSPEALQPVDFFIFATKNLQLETAIEESRKAIGPSTIVLSLLNGIDSEYRLAEEFGKENVLFGFCVGMSSVHVGNHIDFSSEGSIVFGDGDNRSTLQVKSVATLLEASGISHVVPQNIRHDQWKKFMMNTAYNTLSSICRAGYGVFAGDALKKLVWQVNDEVQKVAAAEGVILTEDDKASNQKIILSIDPMGKTSMYQDMEAGRPTENNWFCGTVVRLGEKHGLATPVCATLNLMAQACEDANQARREQQ; from the coding sequence ATGAAAGAGATCAAAACTGTAGCAATGGTCGGATGCGGGGCTGTCGGAGCTCTGTATGGAATCAGATTATGGAAGCATCTTGGTGCCGATTTCCAGATAGTGGCATCCGGCAGCCGCAAGGAAAGGTATGAAAGGGATGGCTTTGTCATCAATAATGAGCTTGTACATTTTCCCATCGTTTCTCCTGAAGCATTGCAACCTGTTGATTTCTTTATCTTTGCAACAAAGAACCTGCAGTTGGAGACGGCCATAGAAGAGTCTCGGAAAGCTATCGGGCCTTCAACCATCGTTCTTTCTTTGCTCAATGGCATTGACAGTGAATATCGGCTTGCCGAAGAATTCGGCAAGGAGAATGTACTTTTTGGTTTCTGTGTCGGCATGTCCAGTGTGCATGTGGGGAACCATATTGATTTTTCTTCTGAGGGTAGCATTGTCTTCGGGGATGGGGATAACCGGTCTACTTTGCAGGTCAAGTCTGTCGCAACATTGCTTGAAGCCAGTGGCATCAGCCATGTAGTTCCTCAGAACATCAGGCATGACCAATGGAAAAAGTTCATGATGAATACTGCCTACAATACCCTTTCTTCCATTTGCAGGGCAGGATACGGTGTGTTCGCAGGAGATGCCTTGAAGAAACTTGTCTGGCAGGTCAACGATGAAGTGCAGAAGGTCGCTGCGGCCGAGGGTGTCATACTGACAGAAGATGACAAGGCCTCAAACCAGAAGATCATCCTTTCCATCGATCCTATGGGAAAGACTTCCATGTACCAGGATATGGAGGCTGGGAGGCCGACGGAAAACAATTGGTTCTGTGGTACTGTCGTCAGACTAGGGGAAAAGCATGGCCTTGCTACTCCGGTCTGTGCGACGCTCAATCTGATGGCACAGGCATGTGAGGATGCAAACCAAGCCAGGAGAGAGCAACAGTAA